A part of Paramisgurnus dabryanus chromosome 15, PD_genome_1.1, whole genome shotgun sequence genomic DNA contains:
- the smarcal1 gene encoding SWI/SNF-related matrix-associated actin-dependent regulator of chromatin subfamily A-like protein 1, producing MSVSLTPEQQRRIEENRQRALAIRAKRHAQGNIQLPLGSAPNNTTQTTASDPTRSCTVNSDVKQLIGKQSPFASPTSKTASASCSFYGQTVKAPTGEKRAFKTPETGSGVPTKKPLVTVKGRCVSHSDDRFRVEVGYNAELIAAFKSIPSKNYDPATKTWNFSLKDYQMLMDQAASLPSVSLKPLDGMEGLNISASTSRPKDAAALAALMRLCQGWQKPGATIQGKCVLVSRSRLEVDIGYQADVIGIFKQMPSKCYDMNTRKWSFLLEDYGKLMSHLNQLSSVEIEPLPHAVIQSFSSQFEKSESRPDVPPAADLSGVDPKLTHSLMPFQRDGVNFAVSRDGRLLLADDMGLGKTIQAICIASYYRSEWPLLVVAPSSVRFTWAEAFRRWLPSVNADSINVVVKGKDNLHSGLINIVSYDLLSKMDKQQPSSSFNVIIMDESHFLKNMKTARCRAALPLLKAAKRVILLSGTPAMSRPAELFTQIQAVKPSLFPRFHDFGTRYCDAKQLQWGWDYSGSCNLNELKLLLEESIMLRRLKSEVLSQLPAKQRKVVTVTTDGINSRTKAALSAAAKELAKGCRNKSQEKEALLVFFSHTAEAKTKAIMEYISDMLECGREKFLVFAHHKLVLDSVTRELGEKGINYIRIDGSTPSAERQQLCDRFQFSPQSCVAVLSITAANMGLTLHAADLVVFAELFWNPGVLIQAEDRVHRIGQTSNVDIHYLVAKGTADDYLWPMIQEKMNVLEQVGLSESNISEKAESASFHSKDPQQLTITEMFQRSFDEDEMLALLSEDQ from the exons CTTATAGGCAAACAAAGTCCTTTTGCATCTCCGACATCCAAAACTGCTTCTGCGTCCTGTAGCTTTTATGGACAGACGGTCAAAGCACCCACAGGAGAGAAGAGGGCATTTAAAACCCCTGAAACTGGGTCAGGTGTTCCTACTAAGAAGCCTTTGGTGACTGTTAAAGGAAGATGTGTGTCACATTCAGATGATCGGTTCAGAGTGGAGGTCGGTTACAACGCTGAACTTATTGCCGCGTTCAAAAGCATTCCTTCCAAGAACTATG ATCCTGCGACAAAGACGTGGAACTTCAGTCTAAAGGACTATCAGATGCTGA TGGACCAGGCTGCTAGTTTGCCCTCCGTCTCTCTGAAACCCTTGGATGGAATGGAAGGCCTGAATATTTCAGCGTCCACCAGTCGCCCCAAAGATGCAGCAGCCCTGGCGGCTTTAATGAGACTCTGTCAGGGTTGGCAGAAACCAGGTGCCACCATCCAGGGCAAATGTGTTCTGGTTTCTCGCTCTCGTCTGGAAGTGGATATCGGATACCAGGCTGATGTTATTGGAATATTCAAGCAGATGCCATCTAAATGTTATG ACATGAACACCAGAAAGTGGAGTTTCTTGCTGGAAGACTATGGCAAACTCA TGTCACATCTAAATCAGCTGTCATCGGTGGAGATCGAACCTTTACCTCACGCTGTGATTCAGTCCTTCTCTTCTCAATTTGAGAAGAGCGAGTCCAGACCTGATGTTCCTCCTGCGGCGGATCTCTCCGGTGTCGATCCGAAGCTTACACACAGCCTCATGCCCTTCCAGAGAGATGGAGTCAA TTTTGCAGTGTCCAGAGACGGCCGTCTGCTGTTGGCTGATGATATGGGTTTGGGTAAAACCATACAGGCCATCTGTATCGCCTCATACTACAGGAGCGAGTGGCCGCTGCTGGTGGTCGCCCCGTCCTCTGTGCGCTTCACATGGGCCGAG gCTTTCCGCCGTTGGTTGCCATCTGTGAACGCTGACAGTATTAATGTGGTGGTTAAAGGCAAAGACAATCTCCACTCTGGTCTCATTAACATCGTCAGCTATGACCTGCTCAGTAAGATGGACAAACAGCAACCATCCAGCTCTTTCAATGTCATCATTATG GACGAGTCTCACTTCTTGAAGAACATGAAGACCGCTCGCTGTAGAGCAGCTCTTCCTCTACTAAAG GCTGCTAAGAGAGTGATCCTCCTGTCAGGAACACCAGCCATGTCCCGACCCGCTGAACTCTTCACTCAGATTCAAGCCGTGAAACCGTCTCTCTTTCCACGCTTCCATGACTTCGGCACACGTTACTGTGATGCCAAGCAG CTTCAGTGGGGATGGGATTATTCTGGCTCCTGTAACCTGAATGAACTGAAGCTTCTTCTGGAGGAGTCCATCATGCTCAGACGTCTGAAGTCAGAGGTGCTCTCGCAGCTTCCCGCCAAACAGCGCAAGGTGGTTACCGTGACGACGGACGGCATCAACTCCCGCACCAAAGCCGCCCTCAGCGCGGCTGCCAAAGAGCTTGCCAAAGGATGCCGCAAC AAGTCTCAGGAGAAAGAAGCTCTTCTGGTTTTCTTCAGTCACACCGCAGAGGCCAAAACCAAAGCCATCAT GGAATACATCTCAGATATGCTGGAGTGTGGACGAGAGAAGTTTCTGGTCTTTGCTCATCACAAGCTGGTGCTGGACAGTGTGACCAGAGAACTTGGTGAGAAG GGTATCAATTATATTCGTATCGACGGGTCGACGCCGTCAGCGGAGCGCCAGCAGCTGTGTGATAGATTTCAGTTTTCCCCGCAGAGCTGTGTGGCTGTTCTCTCAATCACCGCTGCTAACATGGGACTGACGCTGCACGCCGCCGATCTCGTGGTCTTCGCTGAGCTCTTCTGGAATCCTGGA GTCCTGATTCAAGCAGAAGATCGAGTACACAGGATTGGACAAACCAGTAATGTGGATATTCATTATCTAGTGGCTAAAGGCACTGCTGATGATTACCTGTG GCCAATGATTCAAGAGAAAATGAATGTTCTGGAGCAGGTGGGCTTGTCTGAATCTAATATTTCCGAGAAGGCAGAGTCTGCCAGCTTTCACAGTAAG GACCCTCAACAGCTGACCATCACTGAGATGTTTCAGAGGTCCTTTGATGAAGATGAGATGCTGGCATTACTCAGTGAAGATCA ATGA
- the nme9 gene encoding thioredoxin domain-containing protein 6 — MAGKKKEISLQVNINDDEQWSEVISTKGLTVVDVYQQWCGPCRAVVSLFRKIKNELGDDLLHFVTAEADGIDALVKYRGKCEPTFLFYAGGELVAVLRGPNAPLLQKIIQEELNKEKKVLEHGATRRPVKDEGLTEEEELNEDTEDHMNDEAVFVPANKSYTVAIIKPDVVAHGKTNEIIMKIQNAGFVILAHEEKTLTETEAKDFYQHKASEPYFQELVQYMSSGPSHVLVISKAEGSEDVIPAWREFIGPPDIDEAKMKQPDSLRAQYGTTSVFNALHGSRDSEVGSRELAFFFPSFRMANPGSERAGPEQEHVERTLALIRPDAARENREEILGRIHASGFKVAMQKEIMLSEDQVRQFYSSHLEEEYFPSLLQNMTSGPVLALALVKDGAVQHWRKILGPKDLIQAKNEEPDCLRAQFSTESSNVNQLHGSGSSEEAEKEINFFFPPEKTLAVIKPDTEHKEEILNEIQARGFTISHLKDAALSREMAEEFYKEHRDKPFFGQLVDYMCRGPCTMLVLTKENAVEEWRAAMGPADPGEAKHTAPESLRARFAKDILENAVHGSSNAEQAHEKINFIFGDIGSENELIHDALSPALETEESFAELRNLQASRSSTVDDQRNETEPNSTDGGEEMSQQISHEIGAVSDQRVTSETPSESQQDTGA, encoded by the exons ATGGCAGGTAAAAAGAAGGAGATTAGCTTGCAG GTTAATATTAATGACGATGAACAATGGAGTGAAGTTATTTCAACGAAAGGCTTAACAG TGGTTGATGTGTACCAGCAGTGGTGCGGTCCCTGTCGTGCTGTTGTCAGTCTCTTCAGAAAAATAAAGAATGAGTTAGGAGACGATCTGCTGCATTTTGTCACA GCCGAGGCGGATGGGATTGATGCTCTGGTGAAATACAGAGGGAAATGTGAACCCACCTTTCTGTTTTATGCG GGTGGAGAATTAGTGGCAGTTCTGCGGGGACCAAACGCTCCTCTCCTCCAGAAAATCATTCAAGAAGAGCTGAATAAAGAGAAGAAGGTGCTGGAACATGGAGCTACACGCAGGCCT GTGAAAGATGAAGGTTTAACTGAAGAAGAAGAGTTGAATGAGGACACTGAAGATCACATGAATGATGAAGCTGTGTTTG ttcCTGCTAATAAGTCATACACAGTTGCAATTATAAAACCAGATGTGGTTGCACACGGCAAAACCAATGAGATTATTATGAAG ATTCAGAATGCAGGATTTGTCATCTTGGCCCATGAGGAGAAAACGTTGACAGAAACAGAAGCTAAAGACTTTTATCAACACAAAGCTTCAGAG CCTTATTTTCAGGAGCTTGTCCAGTATATGTCGAGCGGTCCGTCTCATGTCCTGGTCATTTCTAAGGCGGAGGGTTCTGAGGACGTCATTCCAGCTTGGAGAGAATTCATTGGACCACCGGATATTGATGAGGCCAAGATGAAACAGCCAGACAG CTTGCGAGCGCAGTACGGCACCACGAGCGTTTTCAACGCCCTGCACGGCAGCCGGGACAGCGAGGTGGGCAGCAGGGAGCTGGCGTTCTTCTTCCCAAGCTTCAGGATGGCGAACCCGGGCTCGGAGCGGGCCGGGCCGGAACAGGAGCATGTGGAGAGGACGCTGGCGCTCATCCGCCCGGACGCTGCCAGGGAAAACAGAG AGGAGATCCTGGGCAGGATTCATGCCTCCGGTTTTAAAGTAGCGATGCAGAAAGAGATCATGTTGTCTGAGGATCAGGTCAGACAGTTTTATAGCTCTCATCTGGAAGAGGAATATTTCCCCAGCCTGCTTCAGAACATGACCAG TGGACCTGTGCTGGCTTTAGCTCTTGTAAAGGATGGAGCTGTGCAACactggagaaaaatcctgggaCCCAAAGATCTCATCCAGGCTAAGAATGAGGAACCAGATTG TTTGCGAGCTCAGTTTTCAACAGAGAGCTCAAATGTGAATCAGCTGCATGGCAGTGGAAGTTCAGAGGAGGCAGAGAAAGAGATCAACTTCTTCTTCCCCCCAGAAAAAACGCTGGCTGTCATCAAACCCGACACTGAACACAAAG AGGAGATCCTGAATGAGATTCAGGCCAGAGGATTCACAATTTCTCATCTGAAAGATGCGGCTCTGTCCAGAGAGATGGCAGAAGAATTTTATAAAGAACACAGAGATAAACCCTTCTTCGGCCAACTAGTTGATTACATGTGCCG TGGTCCGTGTACAATGCTGGTTTTGACTAAAGAGAACGCTGTGGAGGAATGGAGAGCGGCTATGGGTCCAGCCGACCCCGGCGAGGCGAAACATACGGCACCAGAGTCTCTGCGAGCTCGCTTCGCTAAAGACATCTTAGAGAACGCCGTCCACGGTTCCTCCAATGCAGAACAAGCACATGAGAAGATCAACTTCATCTTTGGAGATATCGGCTCAGAGAACGAGCTCATTCATGACGCGCTGTCTCCTGCTTTAG AAACAGAGGAAAGCTTTGCAGAACTCAGAAACCTTCAAGCATCAAGATCATCAACAGTGGATGACCAGAGGAACGAGACCGAGCCCAACTCAACAG ATGGTGGTGAAGAAATGAGCCAGCAAATATCACACGAGATCGGAGCCGTCTCAGATCAGAGAGTAACATCAGAGACACCCAGCGAGAGCCAGCAGGACACGG GTGCATGA
- the dap1b gene encoding death-associated protein-like 1 homolog, which translates to MVQLSKSEMRDTLKAGHPPAVKAGGKRVVKKSGEDNANVEKETKKMDKQRPLPTPWRLQHVSLLLSGPLEKLGHDFPETPVSVRHCRVRPGVEKPHVQRAFLIQQPRKF; encoded by the exons ATGGTGCAACTTTCAAAAAGTGAGATGAGAGATACGCTAAAGGCTGGTCACCCTCCTGCAG TTAAAGCCGGTGGGAAACGTGTGGTGAAGAAAAGTGGGGAGGATAATGCCAATGTAGAGAAGGAAACCAAGAAAATGGATAAACAAAG GCCTCTGCCCACTCCTTGGAGACTTCAACACGTCAGTCTTCTACTGTCTGGTCCTCTTGAGAAG TTGGGCCATGACTTTCCAGAAACTCCAGTTTCAGTGCGACACTGTCGGGTCAGACCTGGAGTGGAGAAACCACATGTCCAACGAGCCTTCCTTATCCAACAACCGCGCAAGTTTTGA